From Vreelandella neptunia, the proteins below share one genomic window:
- a CDS encoding type II toxin-antitoxin system VapB family antitoxin encodes MKITFEVDDDLYAQALEFAEPGLDKPSDIVQAALQTYVRVKAARRLAELGGNAPSMSDIPQRRGEPPKE; translated from the coding sequence ATGAAAATCACTTTTGAAGTTGATGATGACTTATATGCACAGGCACTAGAGTTTGCCGAACCAGGCTTAGATAAACCATCAGACATTGTTCAAGCTGCGTTGCAAACCTATGTGCGAGTAAAAGCAGCGCGCCGTCTTGCTGAATTAGGCGGTAATGCACCATCGATGTCGGATATTCCACAACGTCGTGGGGAACCTCCAAAGGAATGA
- a CDS encoding antitoxin Xre/MbcA/ParS toxin-binding domain-containing protein: MPSSTDCESNFERQVAVLFGASEDHSLDVLIRQGAPLSAIDRVAEYGVNAGELGIISKNALKRRLNKGKPLTPCEGDKLYRAIMATLFATSIFRNKRKSDIWLNKPRKAFEGRTALEATATTPGYKSVVTLLDQLRHGFAA; encoded by the coding sequence ATGCCATCGTCAACCGACTGTGAAAGTAATTTTGAGAGACAAGTGGCTGTACTATTCGGTGCTAGTGAGGATCACAGCTTAGATGTACTGATCCGACAGGGAGCCCCTCTGTCGGCTATTGATAGGGTCGCCGAATATGGCGTGAACGCTGGGGAGCTGGGTATTATCAGTAAAAATGCTCTCAAGCGTAGATTGAATAAAGGAAAGCCTCTCACCCCCTGCGAGGGTGACAAACTTTATCGAGCTATTATGGCAACACTCTTCGCAACATCGATTTTCCGCAACAAACGAAAATCAGATATTTGGCTTAATAAGCCGCGAAAAGCGTTCGAAGGGCGCACTGCGCTGGAGGCTACTGCAACCACACCGGGGTACAAGTCCGTTGTAACGCTTCTTGATCAACTTCGTCACGGATTTGCCGCTTGA
- a CDS encoding LPXTG cell wall anchor domain-containing protein → MSELLQFLIGVSPILIIMFGTLIAAGYVLRRRKNEKK, encoded by the coding sequence ATGAGCGAGTTATTACAGTTTTTAATTGGCGTTTCACCAATTTTGATCATTATGTTTGGGACGCTAATTGCAGCGGGGTATGTTCTTCGGCGTCGAAAAAATGAAAAAAAATAA
- a CDS encoding IS3 family transposase (programmed frameshift): MNRPRYTEEFKIEAVKQVVERGHRVAEVAERLGVSGHSLYHWIKRYDKPVEQRQEDDDLHAENRRLKAELKRVSEERDIFKKGHRVLRQGVRLRYAFIQNHASQYPIRRLCRMMAVHPSGYYAWCKKVLSNRDRDDQRLLGLVKHAWLESGGVYGYRKVYQDLREAGEACGKHRVARLMRREGLRSQTGYRRRPGCYGGGKPAVVSPNHLDRQFEVTAPNVAWVTDITYIRTYEGWLYLAVVIDLFSRQVVGWSMKSRMTSELVLDALLSAVWRRKPQGSVMVHSDQGSQFSSGDWQSFLKANQLVGSMSRRGNCHDNAVAESFFQLLKRERIKRQIYSTREAARRDVFNYIEMFYNPKRRHGTSDNLSPVEYERRYFKSLTGV, from the exons ATGAACCGTCCCCGTTACACTGAAGAATTCAAAATCGAAGCCGTTAAACAGGTGGTAGAGCGCGGCCATCGCGTTGCCGAAGTCGCTGAGCGGTTAGGCGTGTCAGGCCACAGCTTGTACCACTGGATCAAGCGCTACGATAAGCCGGTAGAACAACGACAAGAAGATGATGATCTCCACGCTGAAAACCGTCGTTTGAAGGCTGAACTAAAGCGCGTGTCAGAAGAGCGAGATATAT TTAAAAAAGGCCACCGCGTACTTCGCCAGGGAGTCCGACTGAGGTACGCGTTTATTCAAAACCATGCGAGCCAATATCCGATACGGCGTTTGTGCCGCATGATGGCCGTGCATCCTAGCGGCTACTACGCATGGTGCAAAAAAGTACTGTCTAATCGAGACCGGGATGATCAGCGTCTCTTGGGATTGGTCAAGCATGCGTGGCTTGAAAGCGGCGGTGTATATGGTTATCGCAAGGTCTACCAGGATTTGCGTGAGGCTGGCGAAGCCTGCGGTAAGCACCGAGTGGCCCGCCTGATGCGTAGGGAAGGTTTACGCTCCCAGACGGGCTACCGACGACGCCCTGGCTGCTATGGCGGTGGAAAACCGGCTGTTGTATCACCTAACCATTTAGACCGTCAGTTTGAAGTAACAGCGCCAAATGTTGCTTGGGTGACGGATATCACGTACATCCGAACATACGAAGGCTGGCTTTACTTAGCGGTGGTTATCGACCTGTTTTCTCGTCAAGTGGTTGGCTGGTCGATGAAGTCTCGTATGACCTCGGAATTAGTGCTGGATGCTTTGTTATCGGCAGTCTGGCGACGCAAGCCGCAAGGATCGGTGATGGTGCATTCGGATCAAGGAAGCCAGTTCAGCAGTGGAGACTGGCAAAGCTTTCTGAAAGCTAATCAGTTGGTGGGCAGCATGAGTCGACGTGGTAACTGTCATGACAACGCCGTTGCTGAAAGCTTCTTTCAACTCCTCAAGCGAGAGCGAATCAAGCGACAGATTTATTCGACACGCGAAGCGGCTAGACGTGACGTGTTCAATTACATTGAAATGTTCTATAACCCAAAGCGCCGACACGGGACAAGTGATAACTTATCACCGGTTGAGTATGAAAGGCGTTACTTTAAGAGCCTAACGGGTGTCTAG
- a CDS encoding IS5 family transposase, which produces MDQITFSEAEYQNKKRKTRRELFLERMDKLIPWTQLEKKIARYYPKGESGRPPYPLSAMLRVHCMQLFYNLSDPAMEDALYEIESMRQFAGLKLDRLPDETTILKFRHFLEHHGLGKVLFQEVNNHLEKNGLMLREGSIVDATIISAPSSTKNKKGERDPEMHQTKKGSSWHFGMKMHIGVDDKLGLIHSIETTAANVHDIVPADKLLHGEEQRVFGDAGYLGIQKRDEHKHRNDISWYIAKRPGTRKKLDARRQKVENIKASIRAKVEHPFRYIKQVFGYGKARYRGLAKNTQRLHLLAAFSNLLISEKYLWE; this is translated from the coding sequence ATGGATCAAATCACCTTCTCCGAAGCCGAGTACCAGAACAAGAAGAGAAAGACTCGCCGCGAACTCTTTCTGGAGCGGATGGACAAGCTGATCCCCTGGACGCAGCTGGAGAAGAAGATAGCCCGTTATTACCCCAAGGGCGAGAGCGGGCGGCCTCCGTATCCGTTGTCTGCCATGCTCCGCGTCCATTGCATGCAGTTGTTTTACAACCTGAGCGATCCGGCCATGGAAGACGCCCTCTACGAGATCGAGTCCATGCGCCAATTCGCCGGTTTGAAACTAGACCGATTGCCGGACGAAACCACGATTCTCAAGTTTCGCCATTTTCTGGAACACCACGGCCTTGGCAAGGTGCTGTTCCAGGAAGTGAACAACCACCTAGAGAAAAATGGCCTGATGCTGCGCGAAGGGAGCATTGTCGATGCCACTATCATCTCTGCGCCTAGTTCCACCAAAAACAAAAAAGGCGAGCGCGATCCGGAAATGCACCAGACTAAAAAAGGTAGCTCTTGGCACTTTGGCATGAAAATGCATATAGGTGTCGACGATAAGCTTGGGTTGATTCACAGCATCGAGACCACGGCTGCCAATGTCCATGACATTGTGCCTGCCGATAAGCTCCTTCACGGTGAAGAGCAACGCGTCTTCGGTGATGCCGGTTACCTGGGTATTCAAAAACGCGACGAGCACAAGCACCGCAACGATATCTCTTGGTATATTGCCAAACGGCCTGGCACCCGCAAGAAGCTAGATGCCAGGCGACAGAAAGTCGAAAACATCAAAGCCAGTATCCGTGCCAAGGTGGAGCACCCCTTTCGGTACATCAAACAAGTTTTTGGTTATGGCAAGGCTCGCTATCGTGGACTGGCCAAAAACACTCAGCGCCTGCACTTGCTGGCGGCGTTCAGCAACCTGCTGATCAGTGAGAAATACCTATGGGAATAA